The Cellulosimicrobium sp. ES-005 genome segment CCGGCGCGCTCGGCGACGGCGTCGAGCGTGGCGGCGCGCTCACCCTGCTCGACGAGGAGGGACGCGAACGCGCGCAGGACCTTGGCGCGGGCGGCGGGGGGCGGCGGCATGGTTCCGAGGGTAGTGGGAGGGCGCGGCGCACCGGCCGTCCGGACGGAGCGGCGCTCGCTCGGACGGCGGCGGTGCGCAGCGTCACACCGTCCTCGGGATGACGGCGAGCGTCGAGATCGTTACTGTACCGTCTGGACGGTTTGGAAGTTCGGCGCCACCGCGCCGCCCCGACCGCCCGCAGAACGTGGAAGGACCTCTCGCCGTGACGACCTCCGTGACGACGACCCCGACGGCCGCCCCGGCCGCCCAGCACGCGTCCGCGACGCGCGGGCCCGGGCGCGGCGCCGCCGGCCGCTGGTTCGCGCTCGCCGTGCTGATGCTCCCGGTGCTGCTCGTGTCGATCGACAACACCGTGCTGAGCTTCGCGCTGCCGCAGATCTCCGAGTCGCTGCGCCCCAGCGGGACCCAGCTCCTGTGGATCATCGACATCTACCCGCTCGTGCTCGCCGGCCTGCTCGTGCCGATGGGCTCCTTCGCCGACCGCGTCGGCCGCCGCCGGCTGCTCCTCGTCGGGGCCGTGGGGTTCGCGGCCGTGTCGGTCGTCGCCGCCTACGCGCCGACGGCCGGCGCGCTCGTCGCGTCCCGCGCCGCGCTCGGCTTCTTCGGCGCGATGCTCATGCCGTCGACGCTCTCGCTCCTGCGCAACGTCTTCGTCGACCGCGAGGAGCGTCGGCTCGCCATCGCGATCTGGGCGGCGGGGTTCGCCGCCGGGTCGGCCCTCGGGCCCATCGTCGGCGGGTTCCTGCTCGAGCACTTCTGGTGGGGCTCGGTGTTCCTCCTCGCCGTCCCCGTGCTCGTGCTGCTGCTCGCGCTCGCGCCGTTCTTCGTGCCCGAGTCGCGCGACCCCGCACCGGGGCGCGTCGACGTGCTGTCGATCGTGCTCGTCATGGCGACCATGACGCCCGTCGTCTACGGCATCAAGATGCTCGCCAAGTCCGGGGTGAGCACCCTCGCGGTGGGGAGCGTCGTCGTCGGGCTGGTCGCCGGGGCGCTGTTCGTGCGACGTCAGCTCCGCCGGGCCGACCCGATGATCGACGTGCGGCTCTTCACCCACGGCGCGTTCAGCGGCGCCGTGCTCGTCAACCTGCTGTCCGTGTTCTCGCTCGTCGGGTTCCTGTTCTTCGTCTCGCAGGACGTGCAGCTCGTGCTCGGGCTCGCCCCCATGCAGGCGGGCGTCGCGCTCCTGCCCGGCCTGCTCGTCATGATCGTGGCGGGCCTGGGCGTCGTGCGGGTCGTGCGCCGCGTGCGCCCCGCGCACGTCGTCGCCGTCGCGCTGCTCTTCTCCGCGACGGGGTACGCGATCGTCGCCGCGGGCGCGGGGCAGAGCACGCTCGCGCTGCTCGTGGTCGCGTTCGTCGTGCTGTCGCTCGGCGTCGGCGCCGCGGAGACCGTGTCCAACGACCTCATCGTGTCGTCGGTCCCCGCCGCCAAGGCGGGCGCGGCGTCCGCGATCTCCGAGACCGCGTACGAGGTCGGTGCCGTTCTCGGCACGGCCGTGCTCGGGAGCATCCTCACGGCGTCGTACCACGCGAACGTCGTCGTCCCGGCAGGCGTTCCCGCCGCCGACGCCGTCGCCGCGGCCGAGACGCTCGGCGGCGCGACCCAGGTCGCGTCCACGCTGCCCGCGGGGCAGGCGCAGGCGCTGCTCGACTCCGCGCACGCCGCGTTCGGCAGCGGCGTGGGCACGACGTCGCTCATCGGCGTGGTGCTCATGCTCGTCGCCGCGGGCGTGGCGCTCGTCACGCTGCGCGGCGCGAAGTCCTGACGACGCGCCGCCCCGCGCGTCCCGCCGCGCCCCCGCGGCGGGGCGCGCGGCGCTCGCGGTTGGCGGCGGGAGCCCCGATCCGGGAGGCTGGGCGGTGATGAGCCGTCCGCACCGCACCCCGCCCCGCTGGGTCCGCTGGACCCTCGCCGTCCTGCTCGCGCTCGTGCCGTGCGTCGTGTGGGGGGTCACGACCGCGACGGCCGAGCGCAGCCTCGGGCCGCACGAGGCGCTGTACGAGGTCACGACGAACGGCCTCGTCACCGTCGACCTCGGCCCGCTCGGGACCATCCAGATCGACTCGCCGCTGCCGCTCGGCCTCGGCGCCGACGTCACGGTCGAGGAGATCCCCGCCGACCTCACCGCGGTCGGGCAGGCCGACACGCTCGAGGGTCTGTCGCAGGACCTCGAGGACTACCTGCGCTTCTTCGGCGGCCCGCAGGAGACGATCGGCTCCGTCGCGCGAGCCCTCGTCGTCGACGCGCTGCGCCGGACGGGCTTCGCGATCCTCGTCGTCGCGGCCGTCGGTGCGGGGCTCTACCTGCTGCTCGGCCCGCCGCGCCGCCGCGAGCTCACCGAGCGGGTCGCGCCGCGCACGTACGAAATCACGGCGGGCGTCGTCCTCGTGTCCCTCGTCGCGGCGTCGCTCGTCGCGAGCGACCCGGGCACGACGACAGGCCCGTCCAACCGCGCGTCCGCCGTGTTCGACGGGACCCCGCTCGAGGGCGCGCGCATCACCGGCCGGCTCGCGGGCGTCGTCGACACGTACGGCGCGATGCTCATCGACCTGTACCGCGAGAACGAGGCCTTCTACGCGCGCGCCGATGCCAACCTCGTCGCGGCGTGGGACCGGCGCGACCGCATCCAGCGCCTCACCGCGCCGCGCCCCGCAGCCACGGCGACGTCCGACGACGAGCCGTCCCCCGACGACGCGACGTCGCCCGATGGGACCCGCGCCACGGGGGACGACGACGGCGCGTCCGCCACTCCGCCGTCGGGCGCCGGCGACGAGGGCGCGGGCGGCGAGGTCTCCGGCGCCGAGGGGTCGGCCGACGACGAGGCGACCGACGAGCCGGCTCCGCAGCCGGCGGCCGAGGAGGACCTCGTGACGCTCCTGGTCGTGAGCGACCTCCACTGCAACACGGGCATGACGCCGCTCGTCCGGACCGCCGTCGAGCGCTCGGGCGCGACGATCGTGCTCAACGCCGGCGACACGACGATGAACGGCACGGCGGTCGAGTCGTTCTGCGTCGACTCGTTCGCGTCCGCGGTGCCGAAGGGCGCGACCATGGTCGTCGCCGACGGGAACCACGACAGCGTCGAGACCTCGGCGCAGGAGCGGGCCAACGGCCAGACCGTGCTGGACGGGAAGGTCGTCGAGGTCGAGGGGATCCGCATCCTCGGCGACCGCGACCCGCTCGAGACGCGCCTCGGCCTCGGCAGCCAGCCGCCGCGCGAGGAGACGCCCGAGGAGTACGCGGCGCGTCTCACCGAGGTCGCGTGCACGGAGCAGGAGGAGGGCGACGGCATCGACCTCCTCCTCATCCACACGCCCCGCATGGGGAACGAGGCGCTCGACTCCGGCTGCGTCCCGAACCAGATCTCCGGTCACATGCACACCCGGTCCGGTCCGGAGCGGACGGGCGGCGGCGTCCGGTACGTGAGCGGCAGCACCGCGGGGGCGGTCAAGGACCAGCTCCGCATCGGCCCGCTCAAGGGCACGGCCGAGATGACGGTGCTGCGCTTCGACCCCGAGCGGCGCCGCATCGTCGACTGGCAGCTCGTGCAGATCGGGACCGACGAGTCCGCGACGGTCTGGCCCCGCATCGCCTGGCCGACGCCGTCGGGCGTGCCGGTGGTCGAGGAGCCGGAGGGTGACGACGGCGGCGAGGAGGGTGTCGAGGGCGGGGGCGTCCCCGCGGGCGAGCCGACCGACGACGCGCCCGCCACCGAGGGCTGAGACGGCGCGCGTCGGTCCTCGCCCCGCGCTGCCGGACACGGCAGGATGTGGCGTATGAGCAGGTCCACGCGCTGGATCGTCGTGTCGGTGGTCCTCGCGCTCGTCGTGGTGCTCCTCGCGCCGTTCGTGTACTCGGAGGTGCGCGAGGGCCGCACCCCGCCGCCGCTGGGCCTGCAGTCGCCGGGGGAGGAGACGGCGTCCGCGGCGCCCGCCGAGCCGGGGCCGTTCGACGTCGACGGCGAGTGGGTCGTCGGGTCGGGGTCCGAGGCGGGCTTCCGCGCCGACGTCCTGGACGTCCCGGCGGACGAGGCCGTGCTCCTGGGCGTCACCCCGGACGTCACCGGGACGTTCCGCGTGCGGTCGGGGTCGCTGGAGACCGCGACCGTGACGGTCGAGACGACGACGCTCCGGACCGGGTCCTCCGTGGCGGACCGCCAGCTCCAGCAGGCGCTCGAGACGGACCTCTACCCGACCACGCTCTTCTCGCTCACCTCGCCGCTCGACGTGAGCGAGCTCGGGTCCACGACGACGCCGGTGCGCCTCGAGGCGTCGGGCGCGCTGACGATCCGCGACGAGACCGAGGCCGTGACGGTGGCGCTCGAGGCGCAGCGGTCGGGCGACGGGGTGCTCGCGACCGGGGCGATCGGCGTGCGCTTCTCCGACTTCGGCATCGCGGTGCCGCCCGCGGCCCCCGTCCAGGTGCGGGACGAGGGCACGGTCGAGGTGCGGCTCCAGCTCGTCCGGCCCGCGAGCCCCTGAGGGGTCGCGGGGCCCCGTGACCTAGGGTGGTCGTGTGGACCACCCGACCGACCTGACGCCCGTCGCCCAGGACTACCTCAAGGTCGTCTGGGCCGCCCAGGAGTGGTCGGACGAGAAGGTGACGACCAAGCTCCTCGCCGAGCGCATCGGTGTCGGCGCCTCGACCGTGTCGGAGACGGTGCGCCGGCTCAGCGCCCAGGGCCTCCTCGAGCACGCGCCCTACGGGGCCATCACGCTCACCGAGCGCGGGCGCAGCCTCGCGCTCGCCATGGTGCGACGCCACCGCCTCCTCGAGACCTACCTCGTGTCCGAGCTCGGCTACGGCTGGGACGAGGTGCACGACGAGGCCGAGGTGCTCGAGCACGCCGTCTCCGACCTGCTCATGGAGCGGATCGACGCGCGCCTCGGGCGCCCCACGCGCGACCCCCACGGCGACCCGATCCCCGGCGCCGACGGGACCGTCGTCCGCCCGCCCGCCGTCCCGCTCGCCGACCTCGTCGTGGGGGACCGGGGGACCGTCGTGCGGATCTCCGACGCCGACCCGGACGTCCTGCGCTACCTCGCGGAGATCGGCGTCGGCCTGGACACCGGCGTCGAGGTGCGCGAACGCCGCGAGTACGCGGGCATCCTCTCCGTCGTGTGGTCGCCGCCGGACGCTGCCGGGGCGGGCGTCCGTCCCGACGACGCGTCGGCCGCGCGCCCGACGCCGCCCGCGCAGCTCGGCCTGCGTGCCGCGGACCACGTGTGGGTCGTGCGCGCGGAGCCGGTCCCCGCCTAGACTGGCCGCCTGCCCCTGTTCTCGTCGCCGACGTCGTCGACGATCCTCGAATCGATTCGATCGCTGGTGCTTCGGTCCGAGGTCTCCACCGCCGCCCTGCCACGACGCCCCGAGGACACGATGACCGACAGCACCGCCACGCCCGCGCCTCCCGCGGACGTCCCTCCCACGCGCGCCGGACGCCTGCGCGGGGCCGGGCCCGCGCTCCTCGCGCTCGCGATGGGTGGGTTCACCATCGGCACGACCGAGTTCGCGACGATGGGCCTGCTCTCCGACATCGCGACCGACCTCGACGTCTCGATCCCCACGGCGGGCCACGCCATCACCGCCTACGCCGTCGGCGTGGTCGTCGGGGCGCCGCTGCTCACCGTCGTCGCGGCGCGCCTGCCCCGCAAGACGCTGCTCGTCGCGCTCATGGCGTTCTACACGCTCGGCAACCTGTTCTCCGCGACCGCCGGGAGCATCGAGACGCTCGTCGCCGGCCGGTTCCTCGCGGGGCTGCCGCACGGAGC includes the following:
- a CDS encoding MFS transporter, with protein sequence MTTSVTTTPTAAPAAQHASATRGPGRGAAGRWFALAVLMLPVLLVSIDNTVLSFALPQISESLRPSGTQLLWIIDIYPLVLAGLLVPMGSFADRVGRRRLLLVGAVGFAAVSVVAAYAPTAGALVASRAALGFFGAMLMPSTLSLLRNVFVDREERRLAIAIWAAGFAAGSALGPIVGGFLLEHFWWGSVFLLAVPVLVLLLALAPFFVPESRDPAPGRVDVLSIVLVMATMTPVVYGIKMLAKSGVSTLAVGSVVVGLVAGALFVRRQLRRADPMIDVRLFTHGAFSGAVLVNLLSVFSLVGFLFFVSQDVQLVLGLAPMQAGVALLPGLLVMIVAGLGVVRVVRRVRPAHVVAVALLFSATGYAIVAAGAGQSTLALLVVAFVVLSLGVGAAETVSNDLIVSSVPAAKAGAASAISETAYEVGAVLGTAVLGSILTASYHANVVVPAGVPAADAVAAAETLGGATQVASTLPAGQAQALLDSAHAAFGSGVGTTSLIGVVLMLVAAGVALVTLRGAKS
- a CDS encoding metal-dependent transcriptional regulator produces the protein MDHPTDLTPVAQDYLKVVWAAQEWSDEKVTTKLLAERIGVGASTVSETVRRLSAQGLLEHAPYGAITLTERGRSLALAMVRRHRLLETYLVSELGYGWDEVHDEAEVLEHAVSDLLMERIDARLGRPTRDPHGDPIPGADGTVVRPPAVPLADLVVGDRGTVVRISDADPDVLRYLAEIGVGLDTGVEVRERREYAGILSVVWSPPDAAGAGVRPDDASAARPTPPAQLGLRAADHVWVVRAEPVPA
- a CDS encoding metallophosphoesterase, which gives rise to MSRPHRTPPRWVRWTLAVLLALVPCVVWGVTTATAERSLGPHEALYEVTTNGLVTVDLGPLGTIQIDSPLPLGLGADVTVEEIPADLTAVGQADTLEGLSQDLEDYLRFFGGPQETIGSVARALVVDALRRTGFAILVVAAVGAGLYLLLGPPRRRELTERVAPRTYEITAGVVLVSLVAASLVASDPGTTTGPSNRASAVFDGTPLEGARITGRLAGVVDTYGAMLIDLYRENEAFYARADANLVAAWDRRDRIQRLTAPRPAATATSDDEPSPDDATSPDGTRATGDDDGASATPPSGAGDEGAGGEVSGAEGSADDEATDEPAPQPAAEEDLVTLLVVSDLHCNTGMTPLVRTAVERSGATIVLNAGDTTMNGTAVESFCVDSFASAVPKGATMVVADGNHDSVETSAQERANGQTVLDGKVVEVEGIRILGDRDPLETRLGLGSQPPREETPEEYAARLTEVACTEQEEGDGIDLLLIHTPRMGNEALDSGCVPNQISGHMHTRSGPERTGGGVRYVSGSTAGAVKDQLRIGPLKGTAEMTVLRFDPERRRIVDWQLVQIGTDESATVWPRIAWPTPSGVPVVEEPEGDDGGEEGVEGGGVPAGEPTDDAPATEG
- a CDS encoding YceI family protein; its protein translation is MSRSTRWIVVSVVLALVVVLLAPFVYSEVREGRTPPPLGLQSPGEETASAAPAEPGPFDVDGEWVVGSGSEAGFRADVLDVPADEAVLLGVTPDVTGTFRVRSGSLETATVTVETTTLRTGSSVADRQLQQALETDLYPTTLFSLTSPLDVSELGSTTTPVRLEASGALTIRDETEAVTVALEAQRSGDGVLATGAIGVRFSDFGIAVPPAAPVQVRDEGTVEVRLQLVRPASP